GTCTACAAGTTGACGCCAGCTGAAATCATGATCCCAGCGAAGTGATGTCCCCACGGGGTTTCATTAGAAGTGCCCAGATTAATTCTGGgcgtataatttaaaaaaaaaaaaaatctatatcttAATATTTATGGTAGATTATaaattaatcttataatttatttttctatatataattttaaataaattataaaaaacatCTGTAATGAACCTAATCAACTACCATAATCCCAACGGCATCATGAAATGGTTATAGTGCGTTTTTGGTTTGGGGAGTTTCATCATCAAGTCACTCAACAACTGCAACTTGTGAATTCAAAGTAAACAACTGCAACTTGTGAATTCAAAGTAAAATTGGTTAGCTTCTTTCAAAAGTAAATGTGATGATCAATCCAGAAGTTCAATATCATTTAATTACAccttttatttagaaaaaaattcttataaatacatCATAACTAAGTGACAATCTGTATATCCTATCACGACATTATAATCTCAAAGATCGAATAATTCAAAAATGATACATACATGAGATTGAGCCGTTCTTCTTTAAAATTAATTGCCTCATAGATCCAGATATATGGAATGATTCGAAGTCACTTAGAGCAAGtttgaattatttatttatttatttatttatttatttatgatgtttTATCGTctatcaaatttatttatatattctaatatACTTTTATAAttaatgaaaaaattttataggaTTTTAACAGATTAACTATTATTTGGATCATACGAATGAGATATATGTACTGACGGACTTAAGAATTCAAGTATGAAGGATGATTTTTACATGAAACAAAGGATGGTATCCTCTATCTCCATTAgtggaagggggggggggggggggggggggggggggggggggggggggggggtgatcgCCGATGCCGCCCCCTGTGGATACGCCCCTGGATATatgcattaaaaaaatataaaatacatgcataaaaaataaaagtaaaaaaaaagagTTACGATGGTAGCTATTATATataaaatgttaaagtaaattaatttaatttttaatctaaCTTATCAAAATTATAATGTCTGGGAGAATTATAacttgttaaaaaaatattatttatcaattcaatcatatttatttaaatttgatccGAATTATTTCAATTTTGTTACATTCACTTCGATAAAGTTGTAACAAATATAAACATAGCTATTATAATCTTAGCAATTGTTACTATAGTTATTTTCATGCTGGGACAATTATGAATAATAATTACTTCGACTGCTATAATTAGAGCTGTTATAATTGTATTTGCTATAATTATAACAACTATGGATAAACAATGTTGAAATTATAACAACTACTATAATAgaattaaagtattttttaatataaaatagtattttaatttatttttttaaaatgcgATGCTCAATTATAATGATAACAAAACGCGCCTTATTAATTTTTATCCAATTTTATTTGACAAATTCTATTTTTCACGCTGTGTTATCTTCTTCTctaatagaaaattttcatgggATTGAAtggtaattaaaaaataataacaaatgatGAAATGAATCACTTGCAAAGTATTtgttaattattaaaaaataaataatgttTTTCGTCTTCTTCTGTCATTGAATGGTAGTTAAAAAATGATAACAAATCATAAAATGAATCACTTGCAAAGTATttgttaattattaaaaaaataataatgttttTCGTCTTCTTCTGTCATGTGAAGCTACCGCATTTTCATGTGGTGCCAAGAATCAATCTACTTCCCATTCAAGTCGATGCATTAATTACTCCAACTTTTAATTCCATGACTTAATTTTGTCCtaataagataaattttatttttaaaaaataaattgatgAGCGAGAGTGGAGTAGTGGGCACAAGTTTCGAAGATTGAATCCCTCGATAAATCtattgatttgataattttatatgATTCCCTCTAAATTAAATCGCAtgttatcatttttaaaaataactctatTAGTGTATTATTATAGCATAATAGTTTCAATATAACTACTGATGCGATGATACAAGGAGGTTCATCTGGCACGAGTCAATTATAAATATGGAAGTCAAAATTAAAGTGATTAAAATTCAGGTGTTAAAGGGTCAAACGGAGGATAATTACAATAACCGGTCGGGTTAGTTAGGGTCAGACCGACGGGAGACATGTCTGAGCAGACCACCCATCCAGCTCGGTATGATACATAAGACGGTCAACGCTTAGTACGGAGCAGCAAGACGTCGAGGGAGACTGATAGCTTGTCCGAATGGGGAGGGCATGTTACTACACTTTCACCGCACGGAAAACAACTAAGGTCGACTGAGCGGAGGGTTCCTTGTCGAGCAGTTACCCCTCTCGGCCAAGCAGCGAGACCTGCCCGTGGACGGAGCGGAGTCCCGGTCGAGCGGCTAAATCAAGCAACGGGATTactgtagtatctctcgacatccttttgagaGATAATGTCACTGACACGATGCATAGTTGATAGGTTGATCGTAAGGCAAAAACTTCTattgtcttgtcagggatatgcatgccttgtttattggagcaatctcaatagtccatgcgaccatgtgtttggtatttgagcaaagggtttaagttatgttcatccttgttatttgatatgtgtatgtgattGTGTAGGTttataggatacacatatgactcaattTGATGGCTTCagctccggtgaaggatggagcatccgaggggtCATGGACAATGCAGCAAGGATAAGgtccgagggaagcgacttcgaggcatatgcgaatGATGACATTGGGATGAGTCGCAAGCTTGGGTGCATCTAAGGAACGAGAGTCAAGAGAAATAGACTTGAAagtaagaggtcaaggctgccacgaaaagtcaagtgagtcgtaagggtgagggtccaagtgcatgagattgtactcggggtacTAGTCGACTGGGGAGTGAACAGAATGTCTTGTTCGCTCAGCCAGTTTGGTGCAGTTgattggtactttcaccagtcggcTGGTATCAAGCCGTTAGGATGTGACGATTGAATCTCCACAGAGGAcaatcgactggtactttcaccagtcgactggtaggcggagttgTCCAACCCGTGACGTATATAACCAAGGTTTGGaagtttggttaaggttgacgaaattagacttggttaaagtctcattagtagtcaactagttctcaagtgcttgtgtaatccaagaggttttGGTGAAGTTGTGGTGCTGTTTCTCCATCCACAAAGAGTTGCTTGAGTAGTCGGAGTTTGCTAGAGGCTAATCTATCGACAGATAAGGATCACCCACCTTATGGACAGCCATAGAGTAAAAACCCTAATCTCTGAACTACGTTAAAGGAAATATGTTAacggtttgcttgttctttcttattgtctttagtttaactttctacttgttttgtttATATTTCCGCTTGCACACTAACATTGTAGAAAAGAGCAATTATTTGGGGTGCATGactattcaacctcccttctagctGGTCATACAAGATCCCCAATATTATTAAGGTAGGGTATCAAAGTACTTTATTGGCATGCCCTTTCATAGGACATATTGGAAAACATGTCCAtgcctcgagaagcgtgcacgtcGCCCGCCAGAACTCTATATAAAGGAAGTCCATCATCGGCGGAGGTACGTGTTATTATTGTTTGGTGCTACTTCTACTGTTGCTCCACTTCTTTTACAGTTCTagtaactgacttgagcgtcgtagGACCAATACCGAGGACCCCTTTTCTAATTCGACACTGACGTTATTTATTTTACAGAGCAGAGCAGAGCGACCATCGGTCAGTGAAATTATCACATTCTTAATTTTTTACCTTCTCATTTTTGGACATAATCAACtactatatataatattaaaataaattatttcctttttaatcgacatgattaaaaatattatacATAAAATACTTTTATatcaattttattaaatattcatCTTTAATGAAATTCGAACTCGATCTACTTCTTTATTTAATTTGTCTAAGAATGACAACTATTATTgtaatattatttaataactattataaaaattttatagttattttgataacatttaaattatttaaattaattttatgttctatttatagtatttttaaaaaattgaattgatttattttaatatattttattagctaTTTACTATCTACTATAACAACGTTGAAATAAACATGTttcataataatataaaaaaacaaTAATTGGTGTACACTTCTCATTTTTGTCCAAAAAAATTGTAAATTGCAAaagtataaataaataattttaaaaaaaaaaactacgctACTTCTCCAATAGATAGCCGTCTGATTAAATGCAATATACTGATCGAACGGTTGATCTACATCGCGAAGCCCTAATCCGGCCACGACAAGACAAATAGAGGCGGCCGCCCACCTCCGCCCCGCTCTCGGCGTCTTCTTCCGTTATCCGGCGGCGGCACTCCACGAATCGGGCCCAAGGAAGGCGTTTCCATGGCGAGCAACCCGTCGCAACTGCTCCCTTCAGGTCCTTTCCTCCCTTTCTCTATTCCGATTGCCATCTCTGCTTCCTGATCCCTCATCTCTTACCCGCGCCTTGCAGAGCTCATCGATAGGTGTATCGGGTCGAAGATTTGGGTGATCATGAAGGGAGACAAGGAGCTCGTCGGAACCCTCAGAGGATTCGATGTCTACGTCAACATGGTCCTCGAAGATGTCACTGAATAGTAATGAACACTTCCTCCTACTGAATTTTAAACCACCGGTGCTTGATCTCTGCGTAGTGCTTCCAAGTTCTTCTTTAGCAAATTTAATGTTTGTCTAGATCGAGATTCTTGAAGGAGGTCCTTGTTAATGCAAGTTTTCTTTGATTCGTAATCGAAGTTTGAAGTAGGAGTAGTGTCTGgtgaaccttacttgaagctgtATAATAAATATGCTTCTTTCAATCTCGAAAAACTGGGAAGTGTTAAGCTTCTGTGTAAAAGGTAGTTTTGCAACTCTCTGATATCTCTTCTGGTAACTTTAGAAGTTCCCCAACTCTTGTCATTGACAATTGAAGGTTGATTCTGAACTTGACACCATGATTGCCATTACTCTGTTTCTTATAATCTTAACAGTACAAATAGTCTGCCCTGCTCTTGTTTTATGCTTTTAAATTGAAAATCAACTGGAGCATTGTTTTGATCTTGCCAATGGTAATGCTAAATGAAATTTCTGTTGCAGTGAAATCACATCCGAGGGGCGCAGGATAACAAAGCTTGACCAGATATTGCTAAATGGAAACAACATTGCCATTGTAAGCGAGCATCATTGTCTAATGTTACAGTTATTACTTACCTCTAGTCATATTTATCTTGTTTCAGCATTAGTTTGATTTTTAGTTTTTGAGAGAAGAATAGGTTTATATAATGTTATTTAGCCTTTAAATTCTCAGCTTATAACTTGAAGCatttgaagtttttaaaattagCTTGAGTACCAATACAGTATTCATCCAAGGACATTTTAAAAGCTTACTTTTGCTTTTGTATACGTGTTTATTTCGTAATGGATAATTGAATGTAGCAATTTATAAGAAGTTCCTGAATTTGTGAATAGTTAATTTCCTCAGAGCTTTCATTtattatattttcatattttttagcTCTAATTGCAATATTCTGAAATATCTTGATAAGACAATCTTGTTTTAGACGAAGGCAATTTTACATTTGCAAAATAGATTCGTAGTTTGTTTTGTGGAGGGTAGGAAATGAGGTTTGTGAAGAGTTAGTTTTGGAAACTGGATATAGTGTGAATGATATCTTAGTTGTTCTTAGGGCTGTGAGGTATAATTGCAACTTAGGAGTTGTGATGTTAAACTGATCCTAGTTGTTAGTAATAGAACCGACCTTTTTAAACACTACAGAAGCAAGTTGCATAGAGAATgcaaagaagaaaagataaaaaaatgcaACATCGAATAAGGCATGCAAATTTAACATGGTTCAACAAGTTTGTCGATGACTATGATTttgtggagaaattttttattgtaGCATTAATACTTCAATCATTGCATGCACACATACATCACAATATGATGAGATAGTACATTCCTCCTTTGATGAAGCAAGGTTTCGAGGGTGTATATGCATATCTGGATCCTGCAAGATCCAAATATCTAAATTTGGCTAGTTCAAAGACTATGAGTTTCGTTAAGCATGTCATTCGATGGAGACCGTTAACCCAGAAAGATACAACTTTACAGCCCCACTCAAAGGCTTTGGTGGAAATCACCCAGTTTGGAAACCCCATGAACATTGTG
This window of the Zingiber officinale cultivar Zhangliang chromosome 3B, Zo_v1.1, whole genome shotgun sequence genome carries:
- the LOC122055725 gene encoding sm-like protein LSM5; the encoded protein is MASNPSQLLPSELIDRCIGSKIWVIMKGDKELVGTLRGFDVYVNMVLEDVTEYEITSEGRRITKLDQILLNGNNIAILVPGGSPDPE